A DNA window from Hydrogenophaga taeniospiralis contains the following coding sequences:
- a CDS encoding NADP-dependent isocitrate dehydrogenase yields the protein MSNQQPTIIYTLTDEAPLLATSAFLPIIRAFTAPAGVNVVPSDISVAARILATFPECLTEAQRVPDALAELGKLTHRPEANIIKLPNISASVGQLVSAIKELQSKGYALPDYPESAKTPEEEAIRARYAKCIGSAVNPVLREGNSDRRAPKAVKEYARKNPHSMAEWSQASRSHVSHMHAGDFYHGEKSITLDRARDVKMELITNSGKTIVLKPKVSLLDREVIDSMFMSKKALEAFYEKEIEDAHKTGVMFSLHVKATMMKVSHPIVFGHCVKIFYKDAFAKHGALFDELGVNVNNGMANLYDKIATLPQSKQDEIKRDLHACHEGRPELAMVDSAKGITNFHSPNDIIVDASMPAMIRNGGKMWGADGRLKDVKAVMPESTFARIYQEIINFCKWHGAFDPKTMGTVPNVGLMAQQAEEYGSHDKTFEIPEDGVANITDLATGEVLLSQNVEAGDIWRMCQVKDAAIRDWVKLAVTRARNSGMPVVFWLDQYRPHEAQLITKVKMYLHEHNTTGLDIQIMSQVRAMRYTLERVVRGLDTISATGNILRDYLTDLFPIMELGTSAKMLSVVPLMAGGGMYETGAGGSAPKHVQQLVEENHLRWDSLGEFLALAVSLEDLGIKTGNNQAKILAKTLDAATGKLLDNNKNPSPKTGQLDNRGSQFYLAMYWAQELAAQSEDAALAAHFAPLAQRLTANEQTIVAELAAVQGKPVDIGGYYKPDFDKLAAVMRPSPTLNAALETVSA from the coding sequence GTGAGCAACCAGCAACCCACCATCATCTACACGCTGACCGACGAAGCGCCGCTGTTGGCCACCAGTGCCTTCTTGCCCATCATCCGGGCGTTCACCGCACCCGCTGGCGTCAACGTGGTGCCCAGCGACATCTCGGTGGCGGCGCGCATTCTGGCCACGTTCCCCGAATGCCTGACCGAAGCGCAACGCGTGCCCGATGCGCTGGCCGAGCTGGGCAAGCTGACGCATCGGCCCGAAGCCAACATCATCAAATTGCCCAACATCAGCGCCTCGGTGGGGCAATTGGTCAGTGCCATCAAGGAACTGCAATCCAAGGGTTACGCGCTGCCCGACTATCCCGAGTCGGCCAAGACGCCCGAAGAAGAGGCCATCCGCGCCCGCTACGCCAAGTGCATCGGCAGCGCCGTCAACCCCGTGCTGCGCGAAGGCAACTCGGACCGCCGTGCGCCCAAGGCCGTGAAGGAATACGCCCGCAAGAACCCGCACAGCATGGCCGAATGGAGCCAGGCCTCGCGCTCGCACGTCTCGCACATGCACGCCGGCGACTTCTACCACGGCGAAAAGTCGATCACGCTGGACCGCGCGCGCGACGTGAAGATGGAGCTGATCACGAACAGCGGCAAGACCATCGTGCTCAAACCCAAGGTTTCGCTGCTCGACCGCGAGGTGATCGACAGCATGTTCATGAGCAAGAAGGCGCTGGAAGCGTTCTACGAGAAAGAGATCGAGGACGCCCACAAGACCGGCGTCATGTTCTCGCTGCACGTGAAAGCCACCATGATGAAGGTGTCCCACCCCATCGTGTTCGGCCACTGCGTGAAGATTTTCTACAAGGACGCTTTCGCCAAGCATGGCGCCTTGTTCGACGAACTGGGCGTGAACGTCAACAACGGCATGGCCAACTTGTACGACAAGATCGCCACGCTGCCACAGAGCAAGCAGGACGAGATCAAGCGCGATCTGCACGCCTGCCACGAAGGCCGCCCCGAACTGGCCATGGTGGACTCGGCCAAGGGCATCACCAACTTCCACTCGCCCAACGACATCATCGTGGACGCGTCCATGCCCGCCATGATCCGCAACGGCGGCAAGATGTGGGGCGCCGACGGCCGCCTGAAGGACGTGAAGGCGGTCATGCCCGAGTCGACCTTCGCCCGCATCTACCAGGAGATCATCAACTTCTGCAAATGGCATGGCGCCTTTGACCCCAAGACCATGGGCACCGTGCCCAACGTGGGCCTGATGGCCCAGCAGGCCGAAGAGTACGGCTCACACGACAAGACCTTCGAGATCCCCGAAGATGGCGTGGCCAACATCACCGATCTGGCCACGGGCGAGGTGCTGCTGAGCCAGAACGTGGAAGCCGGTGATATCTGGCGCATGTGCCAGGTCAAGGACGCCGCCATCCGCGACTGGGTCAAGCTGGCCGTGACCCGGGCGCGCAATTCCGGCATGCCCGTGGTGTTCTGGCTGGACCAGTACCGTCCGCACGAGGCCCAGCTGATCACCAAGGTCAAGATGTACCTGCACGAGCACAACACCACCGGTCTGGACATCCAGATCATGAGCCAGGTGCGTGCCATGCGCTACACCCTGGAGCGTGTGGTGCGCGGTCTGGACACCATCAGCGCCACCGGCAACATCCTGCGCGACTACCTGACCGACCTGTTCCCCATCATGGAGCTGGGCACCTCGGCCAAGATGCTGTCCGTGGTGCCGTTGATGGCCGGCGGTGGCATGTACGAAACCGGCGCTGGTGGCTCGGCCCCCAAACACGTGCAGCAGCTGGTGGAGGAAAACCACCTGCGCTGGGATTCGCTCGGTGAATTCCTGGCGCTGGCGGTCTCGCTGGAAGACCTGGGCATCAAAACCGGCAACAACCAGGCCAAGATTCTGGCGAAGACGCTGGATGCGGCCACCGGCAAGCTGCTGGACAACAACAAGAACCCGTCGCCCAAGACCGGTCAGTTGGACAACCGCGGCAGCCAGTTCTACCTGGCCATGTACTGGGCCCAGGAACTGGCCGCGCAGTCCGAAGATGCGGCGCTGGCCGCTCATTTCGCACCGCTGGCCCAACGACTGACGGCGAACGAACAGACCATCGTGGCCGAGCTGGCGGCGGTACAGGGCAAGCCGGTGGACATCGGCGGGTACTACAAGCCCGACTTTGACAAGCTGGCCGCCGTGATGCGTCCGAGCCCCACGCTCAACGCGGCGCTGGAAACCGTTTCCGCTTGA
- a CDS encoding DUF192 domain-containing protein, with protein sequence MNRLLALLSCLLAVFTLPAWSQDAPQLQLPRVTLSAGMHLINAQVAATPEQRTIGLMFRQEMPANEGMLFVFEQPAGQCFWMKNTLLPLTAAFVADDGTIVNLADMKPQTLDSHCSAQPVRYVLEMNKGWFAKRGLKSGSRLGGAPFERSK encoded by the coding sequence ATGAACCGACTGCTCGCCCTACTGTCCTGCCTGCTGGCCGTTTTCACACTCCCGGCATGGTCGCAGGACGCTCCCCAGCTCCAATTGCCACGCGTGACACTCTCGGCGGGCATGCACCTGATCAACGCCCAGGTGGCGGCCACGCCGGAGCAGCGCACCATCGGGCTGATGTTCCGGCAGGAGATGCCGGCGAACGAGGGCATGCTGTTCGTCTTTGAACAGCCCGCGGGCCAATGCTTCTGGATGAAAAACACGCTGCTGCCGCTGACCGCCGCCTTCGTGGCCGACGACGGCACCATCGTCAACCTGGCGGACATGAAGCCGCAGACGCTGGACTCGCACTGCTCGGCCCAGCCGGTGCGCTATGTGCTGGAAATGAACAAGGGCTGGTTCGCCAAACGCGGGCTCAAGTCGGGCTCCAGGCTGGGTGGTGCGCCCTTTGAGCGCAGCAAATAG
- the icd gene encoding NADP-dependent isocitrate dehydrogenase, which produces MYQHITIPAQGEKITVNADMSLNVPDQPIVPYIEGDGTGLDITPVMLKVVDAAVAKAYGGQRKIHWMEVYAGEKSTKVYGPDVWLPEETLAALREYVVSIKGPLTTPVGGGIRSLNVALRQELDLYVCLRPVQYFKGVPSPVKEPEKTNMVIFRENSEDIYAGIEYEAESDKAKKLIKFLMEEMGVTKIRFPNTSGIGIKPVSREGTERLVRKAIQYAIDNDKPSVTIVHKGNIMKYTEGGFRDWSYALAQREFGAELIDGGPWCRFKNPKTGKDIVIKDSIADAFLQQILLRPAEYSVVATLNLNGDYISDALAAQVGGIGIAPGANLSDSVACFEATHGTAPKYAGKDYVNPGSEILSAEMMLRHMGWKEAADLIISSIEKSIASKKVTYDFARLMDGATQVSCSGFGQVMIDNM; this is translated from the coding sequence ATGTACCAGCACATCACCATCCCTGCCCAAGGCGAGAAGATCACCGTCAACGCCGACATGTCGCTCAATGTGCCTGACCAGCCCATCGTGCCGTACATCGAAGGCGACGGCACGGGCCTGGACATCACCCCGGTGATGCTCAAGGTGGTGGATGCGGCCGTGGCCAAGGCCTATGGCGGCCAGCGCAAGATCCACTGGATGGAGGTGTATGCCGGGGAGAAGTCGACCAAGGTCTACGGCCCCGACGTGTGGCTGCCCGAAGAAACCCTGGCCGCGCTGCGCGAGTACGTGGTCTCCATCAAAGGCCCGCTGACCACCCCCGTGGGCGGTGGCATCCGTTCGCTGAACGTGGCACTGCGCCAGGAACTCGATCTCTACGTCTGCCTGCGCCCGGTGCAGTACTTCAAGGGCGTTCCTTCGCCGGTGAAAGAGCCCGAGAAAACCAACATGGTAATCTTCCGCGAGAACTCGGAAGACATCTACGCCGGCATCGAATACGAGGCCGAGTCCGACAAGGCCAAGAAGCTCATCAAGTTCCTGATGGAAGAGATGGGCGTGACCAAGATCCGTTTCCCGAACACCTCGGGCATCGGCATCAAACCGGTGTCGCGCGAAGGCACCGAGCGCCTGGTGCGCAAGGCCATCCAGTACGCGATCGACAACGACAAGCCCAGCGTGACCATCGTGCACAAGGGCAACATCATGAAGTACACCGAAGGCGGCTTCCGGGACTGGTCGTATGCCCTGGCCCAGAGGGAGTTTGGCGCCGAACTGATCGACGGTGGCCCGTGGTGCAGGTTCAAGAACCCGAAGACCGGCAAGGACATCGTGATCAAGGACAGCATTGCCGACGCCTTCCTGCAGCAGATTCTGCTGCGCCCGGCCGAGTATTCGGTGGTGGCCACGCTGAACCTGAACGGGGACTACATCTCCGACGCCCTGGCTGCGCAGGTTGGCGGCATCGGCATCGCCCCGGGCGCCAACCTGTCCGACTCCGTGGCCTGTTTTGAGGCCACCCACGGCACGGCGCCGAAGTACGCCGGCAAGGACTACGTGAACCCGGGTTCCGAAATCCTTTCCGCCGAAATGATGCTGCGGCACATGGGCTGGAAAGAAGCCGCCGATCTGATCATCAGCTCGATCGAGAAGTCCATCGCGAGCAAGAAGGTGACCTATGACTTCGCCCGCCTGATGGATGGCGCCACCCAGGTCAGCTGCTCCGGGTTTGGTCAGGTCATGATCGACAACATGTAA
- the clpS gene encoding ATP-dependent Clp protease adapter ClpS: protein MATQNPRKPPNPVAPPSVGSDDSVVLERRTQRVKPPQMFQVVLLNDDFTPMEFVVHVIQEFFSKDRETATQIMLKIHLEGKGICGVYTRDVASTKVDQVLQAARSAGHPLQCLSEPVE, encoded by the coding sequence ATGGCCACCCAGAACCCCAGAAAACCACCCAATCCCGTTGCCCCGCCCAGTGTGGGCAGCGATGATTCCGTGGTGCTCGAGCGCCGCACCCAGCGTGTCAAACCGCCCCAGATGTTCCAGGTGGTGCTGCTCAATGACGACTTCACGCCCATGGAGTTTGTTGTCCACGTCATCCAGGAGTTCTTCAGCAAGGACCGCGAAACCGCGACCCAGATCATGCTCAAGATCCATCTGGAGGGCAAAGGCATCTGCGGCGTGTACACCCGGGACGTGGCCAGCACCAAGGTCGACCAAGTGCTGCAGGCCGCCCGCTCGGCCGGCCACCCGCTGCAGTGCTTGAGTGAACCGGTTGAATAA
- the clpA gene encoding ATP-dependent Clp protease ATP-binding subunit ClpA, whose product MIAQELEVSLHMAFVEARQQRHEFITVEHLLLALLDNPSAAEVLRACSANVDDLRKSLANFIKDNTPQVAGTDEVDTQPTLGFQRVIQRAIMHVQSTGNGKKEVTGANVLVAIFGEKDSHAVYYLHQQGVTRLDVVNFIAHGIRKSDPPEPTKSGESAAENEEAGEAKSNEKASPLEQFTQNLNQLAKDGKIDPLIGREYEVERVIQILCRRRKNNPLLVGEAGVGKTAIAEGLAWRITQGDVPEILAESNVYSLDMGALLAGTKYRGDFEQRLKGVLKSLKDKPNAILFIDEIHTLIGAGAASGGTLDASNLLKPALSSGQMKCIGATTFTEYRGIFEKDAALSRRFQKVDVVEPTVEQTVDILKGLKSRFEEHHNVKYALAALQAAAELSAKYINDRHLPDKAIDVIDEAGAAQRILPASKRKKTISKAEVEEIVAKIARIPPANVSNDDRGKLQTLERDLKSVVFGQDKALEVLASSVKMARSGLGKSDKPIGAFLFSGPTGVGKTEAAKQLAYIMGIDLIRFDMSEYMERHAVSRLIGAPPGYVGFDQGGLLTEAITKKPHCVLLLDEIEKAHPDIFNVLLQVMDHGTLTDNNGRKADFRNVIVIMTTNAGAETMNKATIGFTNPREAGDEMADIKRLFTPEFRNRLDAIVGFKALDENVIMRVVDKFLLQLEGQLTEKKVEVTFTDALRKHLAKKGFDPLMGARPMQRLIQDTIRRALADELLFGRLTEGGRLTVDLETKTDEAGKETQEVKLDIQPLPKKEGKAKPEEATAG is encoded by the coding sequence ATGATTGCCCAGGAACTTGAAGTCAGCTTGCACATGGCCTTCGTCGAGGCTCGGCAACAGCGACACGAATTCATCACCGTCGAGCACCTGCTGCTCGCGTTGCTCGACAACCCCAGCGCGGCCGAGGTGCTTCGCGCCTGCTCGGCCAACGTCGACGACTTGCGCAAGTCGCTGGCCAATTTCATCAAGGACAACACCCCGCAGGTGGCCGGCACCGACGAGGTGGACACCCAGCCCACGCTCGGTTTCCAGCGCGTGATTCAGCGCGCCATCATGCACGTGCAGTCCACCGGCAACGGCAAGAAGGAAGTCACGGGCGCCAATGTGCTGGTCGCCATCTTTGGCGAAAAGGATTCTCACGCCGTCTACTACCTGCACCAGCAGGGCGTGACGCGCCTGGACGTGGTCAACTTCATCGCTCACGGCATCCGCAAGAGCGATCCGCCCGAGCCCACCAAGTCGGGCGAGAGCGCGGCCGAGAACGAAGAAGCCGGTGAAGCCAAGAGCAACGAAAAGGCCTCGCCGCTGGAGCAGTTCACCCAGAACCTCAACCAGTTGGCGAAAGACGGCAAGATCGATCCGCTGATCGGCCGCGAGTACGAGGTCGAGCGTGTGATCCAGATCCTGTGCCGCCGCCGCAAGAACAACCCGCTGCTGGTGGGCGAGGCCGGTGTGGGCAAGACCGCGATCGCCGAGGGGCTGGCCTGGCGCATCACCCAGGGGGACGTGCCCGAAATCCTGGCTGAGTCCAACGTGTATTCGCTCGACATGGGCGCGTTGCTGGCCGGCACCAAGTACCGGGGCGACTTCGAGCAGCGCCTGAAGGGCGTTCTCAAGTCGCTCAAGGACAAGCCCAACGCGATTCTGTTCATCGACGAAATCCACACCCTGATCGGGGCCGGTGCGGCCTCGGGCGGCACGCTGGACGCGTCCAACCTGCTCAAGCCGGCGCTCTCCAGCGGGCAGATGAAGTGCATCGGTGCGACCACCTTCACCGAGTACCGCGGCATCTTCGAAAAAGACGCCGCGCTCTCGCGCCGCTTCCAGAAGGTGGACGTGGTCGAACCGACCGTGGAACAGACGGTGGACATCCTCAAGGGCCTCAAGAGCCGCTTCGAGGAACACCACAACGTCAAGTACGCTCTGGCGGCGCTGCAGGCGGCGGCCGAGCTGAGCGCCAAGTACATCAACGACCGCCACCTGCCCGACAAGGCGATCGACGTGATCGACGAGGCGGGCGCGGCGCAGCGCATCCTGCCGGCGTCCAAGCGCAAGAAAACCATCAGCAAGGCCGAGGTCGAAGAGATCGTGGCCAAGATCGCGCGCATCCCGCCGGCCAACGTGTCCAACGACGACCGCGGCAAGCTCCAGACGCTGGAGCGCGATCTCAAGAGCGTGGTGTTTGGCCAGGACAAGGCACTGGAGGTGCTGGCATCCTCGGTCAAGATGGCGCGTTCGGGCCTGGGCAAGAGCGACAAGCCGATTGGCGCCTTCCTGTTCAGCGGCCCCACCGGCGTTGGCAAGACCGAAGCGGCCAAGCAACTGGCCTACATCATGGGCATCGACCTGATCCGCTTCGACATGTCCGAGTACATGGAGCGCCATGCCGTGAGCCGCCTGATCGGTGCGCCTCCCGGCTATGTGGGCTTTGACCAGGGCGGTCTGCTGACCGAAGCCATCACCAAGAAGCCGCACTGCGTGCTGCTGCTCGACGAAATCGAAAAGGCGCACCCGGACATCTTCAACGTGCTGCTGCAGGTGATGGACCACGGCACGCTGACCGACAACAACGGGCGCAAGGCCGACTTCCGCAACGTGATCGTCATCATGACGACCAATGCGGGCGCTGAGACCATGAACAAGGCCACGATCGGGTTCACCAACCCGCGCGAAGCCGGCGACGAGATGGCCGACATCAAGCGCCTGTTCACGCCGGAGTTCCGCAACCGTCTGGACGCCATCGTGGGCTTCAAGGCGCTGGACGAGAACGTCATCATGCGCGTGGTGGACAAGTTCCTGCTGCAGCTGGAAGGCCAGCTGACCGAGAAGAAGGTGGAAGTCACCTTCACCGATGCGCTGCGCAAGCACCTCGCCAAGAAGGGCTTCGACCCGCTGATGGGTGCGCGTCCGATGCAGCGGCTGATTCAGGACACGATCCGTCGTGCCCTGGCCGACGAACTGCTGTTCGGCCGCCTGACCGAAGGTGGGCGGCTCACGGTGGACCTGGAAACCAAGACCGACGAAGCCGGCAAGGAGACCCAGGAGGTCAAGCTCGACATCCAGCCGCTGCCGAAGAAAGAAGGCAAGGCCAAGCCGGAGGAAGCCACAGCGGGTTGA
- a CDS encoding SGNH/GDSL hydrolase family protein — translation MPRKNAPSRAAMLVLTAVLSACGGGDSDDGSGDGTSALRVASCGGEGGPLRIMPLGDSITQAEAGHNSYRRVLWQRLNAAGCSVDLVGSRSGVSSGYRDSPQTSAPNPDFDQDHEGYWDYRAQELAPLVSGKVGSARPDVVLLHLGTNDVLDGQSAAGIIGELGGVIDAIRAGKADTHIVLAKIIPAAPDTAGTAALNRGIDALAASRNTALSPIAVVNQAAGYSVADNYDGVHPNATGEAKLGNKWADTVLAWRTH, via the coding sequence ATGCCTCGAAAAAATGCCCCCTCCCGTGCCGCCATGCTGGTGCTGACCGCGGTGCTCAGCGCCTGCGGCGGCGGCGACTCCGACGACGGCTCGGGTGACGGCACGTCGGCGCTCAGGGTCGCGAGCTGTGGCGGCGAAGGCGGCCCGCTGCGCATCATGCCCCTGGGTGACTCGATCACCCAGGCCGAGGCCGGGCACAACAGTTACCGCCGGGTGCTCTGGCAGCGCCTGAACGCCGCGGGCTGTTCGGTGGATCTGGTGGGCAGCCGCTCTGGCGTCTCCAGCGGCTACCGTGACAGCCCACAAACCAGCGCCCCCAATCCGGATTTCGATCAGGACCACGAAGGCTACTGGGACTACCGGGCCCAGGAACTCGCGCCCCTGGTGTCGGGCAAGGTCGGCAGCGCCCGCCCCGACGTGGTGTTGCTCCACCTGGGCACCAACGACGTGCTCGACGGCCAAAGCGCCGCCGGCATCATCGGAGAGTTGGGAGGCGTGATCGACGCCATCCGGGCCGGCAAGGCCGACACCCACATCGTGCTGGCCAAGATCATTCCCGCCGCCCCCGACACGGCGGGAACTGCCGCCCTGAACCGGGGCATCGATGCGTTGGCGGCGTCGCGCAACACCGCGCTTTCACCCATCGCCGTGGTGAACCAGGCGGCGGGTTATTCGGTCGCAGACAACTACGACGGTGTGCACCCGAACGCCACCGGTGAGGCCAAACTCGGCAACAAGTGGGCCGACACCGTGCTGGCGTGGCGGACGCATTGA
- a CDS encoding DUF1499 domain-containing protein has translation MHLLKALLSGLLALAVLVLVGVQFGWFSGRPPSDLGVKQGRLKPPSLTRNSVSSQADLYPDHPQRAHALIQPLPLKHGDATASLRTLAAVLQTQPGITLVEQRPDYLYAQAQTRWLRFVDDLEFWFNPARSVIEVRSASRLGREDTGLNRRRIENIRAAYLRQ, from the coding sequence GTGCATCTGTTGAAGGCTCTGCTGTCCGGCCTGCTCGCCTTGGCCGTTCTGGTGCTGGTCGGGGTCCAGTTCGGCTGGTTCAGCGGCCGTCCGCCGTCCGATCTCGGTGTGAAGCAAGGGCGCCTGAAGCCGCCGTCCCTCACGCGCAACAGCGTCTCCAGCCAGGCCGATCTGTATCCGGACCACCCGCAGCGGGCCCACGCGCTCATACAGCCCCTGCCCCTCAAGCATGGCGACGCCACGGCCTCGCTGCGCACGCTGGCCGCCGTGCTGCAAACCCAACCCGGCATCACGCTGGTCGAGCAGCGGCCAGATTACCTCTACGCACAGGCCCAGACGCGCTGGCTCAGGTTCGTGGACGACCTTGAGTTCTGGTTCAACCCGGCGCGGAGCGTGATCGAAGTGCGCAGCGCAAGCCGCCTGGGTCGCGAGGACACCGGCCTGAACCGTCGGCGCATCGAAAACATCCGCGCGGCCTATCTGCGTCAATGA
- a CDS encoding helicase HerA-like C-terminal domain-containing protein codes for MAEPMLIAQNATTQCHLLPGLANRHGLITGATGTGKTVTLQTLAEQFSNIGVPVFMADVKGDLTGISQLGSFGEKISAVLKDRGITLPTSQACPATLWDVFGEQGHPVRATVSDMGPLLLARMLNLNDTQAGVLNLVFKIADDNGLLLLDMKDLRTMLQHVGDNAKQFTTEYGNISAASIGAIQRGLMQVEQQGGDKFFGEPMLDISDFMQTVDGKGVVNILAADKLMNAPRLYATFLLWMLSELFEQLPEIGDPEKPKLVFFFDEAHLLFNEAPKVLIERIELVVRLVRSKGVGVYFVTQNPLDIPDSVLGQLGNRVQHALRAFTPRDQKAVRATAETMRPKAGLDIEAAITELAVGEALVSLLDSKGRPSETERVYVLPPGSQLGPITPQQRQSLLQGSLVAGVYEKALDRESAHEILRAHVDARTAPAEPEAADAPKTPRIPGVAKQPAEAAGSGGIGGMLNEALFGRTGPRGGQYDGLVQTMAKTAARSVASGIGRQIVRGVLGGLFGGKR; via the coding sequence ATGGCCGAACCGATGCTGATCGCCCAGAACGCCACCACCCAGTGCCACCTGCTGCCGGGTCTGGCCAACCGACACGGCCTCATCACCGGCGCCACCGGCACCGGCAAGACCGTGACCCTGCAGACCCTGGCCGAGCAGTTCTCCAACATCGGTGTGCCGGTGTTCATGGCGGACGTGAAAGGCGACCTCACCGGCATCAGCCAGCTGGGCAGCTTCGGCGAAAAGATCAGCGCCGTGCTCAAGGACCGCGGCATCACCCTGCCCACGAGCCAAGCCTGCCCCGCCACGCTGTGGGACGTGTTCGGCGAACAGGGCCACCCGGTGCGGGCCACGGTGAGCGACATGGGGCCGCTGCTGCTGGCGCGCATGCTCAACCTGAACGACACCCAGGCCGGAGTGCTCAACCTGGTGTTCAAGATCGCCGACGACAACGGCCTGCTGCTGCTGGACATGAAAGACCTGCGCACCATGCTGCAGCACGTGGGCGACAACGCCAAGCAGTTCACCACCGAATACGGCAACATCAGCGCGGCCAGCATCGGCGCCATCCAGCGCGGCCTGATGCAGGTCGAGCAGCAAGGCGGCGACAAGTTCTTTGGCGAGCCCATGCTCGACATCAGCGACTTCATGCAGACGGTGGACGGCAAGGGCGTGGTCAACATCCTCGCCGCCGACAAGCTCATGAACGCGCCGCGCCTGTACGCCACCTTCCTGCTGTGGATGCTGTCCGAGCTGTTCGAGCAGTTGCCCGAGATCGGCGATCCGGAAAAGCCCAAGCTGGTGTTCTTCTTCGACGAGGCCCATCTGCTGTTCAACGAGGCACCGAAGGTGCTGATCGAGCGCATCGAGTTGGTGGTGCGCCTCGTGCGGTCCAAAGGGGTGGGCGTCTATTTCGTGACGCAGAACCCGCTGGACATTCCCGACAGCGTGCTCGGCCAGCTCGGCAACCGCGTGCAGCACGCGCTGCGCGCCTTCACCCCACGCGACCAGAAGGCCGTGCGGGCAACGGCAGAGACCATGCGCCCCAAGGCCGGCCTGGACATCGAAGCCGCCATCACAGAACTCGCCGTGGGTGAGGCCCTGGTGAGCCTGCTGGATTCCAAGGGCCGCCCGAGCGAAACCGAGCGCGTGTACGTGCTGCCCCCGGGCAGCCAGCTCGGCCCCATCACGCCCCAACAGCGCCAGAGCCTGCTGCAGGGCTCGCTGGTGGCCGGTGTCTATGAGAAGGCATTGGACCGCGAAAGCGCTCACGAAATCCTGCGTGCCCATGTGGACGCCCGCACCGCCCCGGCGGAGCCCGAGGCAGCCGACGCGCCCAAGACCCCGCGCATTCCAGGCGTGGCGAAACAGCCGGCCGAAGCCGCAGGGAGTGGCGGCATCGGCGGCATGTTGAACGAAGCCCTGTTCGGTCGCACGGGTCCGCGCGGAGGCCAATACGACGGTCTGGTGCAGACCATGGCCAAGACCGCGGCGCGCAGCGTGGCCAGTGGGATTGGTCGGCAGATCGTGCGGGGGGTGTTGGGTGGCCTGTTCGGGGGCAAACGCTGA
- a CDS encoding YebC/PmpR family DNA-binding transcriptional regulator, producing MAGHSKWANIQHRKGRQDEKRGKIWTRVIREITVAARTGGGDPAMNPRLRLAIDKAKAANMPADRIKYNVDKASGALEGQALEEIRYEGYGIGGAAIIVDTMTDNKVRTVAEVRHAFSKYGGNLGTDGSVAFQFKHCGQIIFAPGTSEDQVMEVALEAGAEDVITDEDGAIEVLTAYTDFEAVKNALEAAGLKPEVAEVTMRAENTVPLAGEDAARMQKLLDVLEDLDDVQEVFHNAEL from the coding sequence GTGGCCGGACACAGCAAATGGGCAAATATTCAACACCGCAAGGGTCGTCAGGACGAAAAGCGGGGAAAGATCTGGACGCGCGTCATCCGTGAGATCACGGTGGCCGCCCGCACCGGCGGCGGCGACCCTGCGATGAACCCGCGCCTGCGCCTGGCGATCGACAAGGCCAAGGCCGCGAACATGCCGGCCGACCGCATCAAATACAACGTGGACAAGGCCTCGGGCGCCCTGGAGGGCCAGGCGCTGGAAGAAATTCGCTACGAGGGCTACGGCATTGGCGGTGCCGCCATCATCGTCGACACCATGACCGACAACAAGGTGCGCACCGTGGCCGAAGTGCGCCATGCATTCAGCAAGTACGGCGGCAACCTGGGCACCGACGGTTCGGTGGCGTTCCAGTTCAAACACTGCGGCCAGATCATTTTTGCTCCCGGCACCTCGGAGGACCAGGTGATGGAAGTGGCGCTGGAGGCCGGCGCCGAAGACGTGATCACCGATGAGGACGGCGCCATCGAGGTGCTGACCGCCTACACGGATTTCGAGGCCGTGAAAAACGCGCTGGAAGCGGCGGGCCTGAAGCCCGAGGTGGCCGAGGTGACGATGCGCGCCGAGAACACCGTTCCCCTCGCCGGTGAAGACGCTGCCCGCATGCAGAAGCTGCTGGATGTGCTCGAAGACCTCGATGATGTGCAAGAGGTTTTCCACAACGCCGAGCTGTGA